In Oceanobacillus sp. FSL K6-2867, one DNA window encodes the following:
- a CDS encoding type B 50S ribosomal protein L31 — translation MKKDIHPEYRKVVFLDTSSDYKFLSGSTKGSNETIEWEDGNTYPLLKVEISSDSHPFYTGKQKADKIGGRVDRFKKKYNMK, via the coding sequence ATGAAAAAGGATATTCATCCAGAATACAGAAAAGTAGTCTTTCTTGATACAAGTTCAGATTACAAATTCTTGAGTGGTTCAACAAAGGGATCAAACGAAACAATTGAGTGGGAAGATGGTAACACATACCCATTACTCAAAGTTGAAATCAGCTCAGATTCACATCCATTCTACACTGGTAAGCAGAAAGCTGATAAAATTGGTGGACGTGTAGATCGATTCAAGAAAAAATATAATATGAAGTAA
- a CDS encoding thymidine kinase — MYVMKQSGWVEVICGSMFSGKSEELIRRVRRATYAHLTVRVFKPAIDDRYDDTAVVSHNGTSTIARPVHKSVEILEHIDDHIDIVGIDEVQFFDEDVVEIVEELANRGIRVITAGLDTDFRGEPFGPVPKLMALSESVTKLNAICPVCGSPASRTQRLIDGSPASYDDPIILVGASESYEPRCRHHHEVPKKPKANFNRNLENAIK, encoded by the coding sequence ATGTATGTAATGAAGCAAAGTGGTTGGGTTGAAGTTATATGCGGTAGTATGTTCTCTGGTAAATCAGAAGAATTAATCCGTCGTGTTCGTCGGGCAACATATGCCCACCTAACCGTTCGTGTGTTCAAGCCTGCAATTGATGATCGTTATGATGATACAGCTGTCGTGTCCCATAATGGCACTTCAACCATTGCTCGGCCGGTTCATAAATCTGTAGAGATTTTAGAACATATTGATGACCATATCGACATTGTTGGGATTGATGAAGTGCAATTTTTCGACGAGGATGTTGTGGAAATAGTTGAAGAGCTTGCCAATCGTGGAATTCGTGTTATCACGGCGGGGCTAGATACGGATTTTCGTGGTGAACCATTCGGACCTGTACCTAAGCTTATGGCATTAAGTGAATCTGTGACAAAGCTAAATGCTATATGTCCAGTTTGCGGTTCGCCTGCAAGCCGTACACAGCGTTTAATAGACGGCAGCCCAGCATCCTATGATGATCCAATTATTCTTGTTGGTGCATCGGAATCATATGAACCAAGATGTCGCCATCATCATGAGGTTCCAAAGAAGCCGAAAGCAAATTTTAACCGAAACCTGGAAAATGCAATAAAATAA
- a CDS encoding DeoR family transcriptional regulator: protein MLPLERQNRIKQLILENKSMKISDLSTLLNVSEMTIHRDLKPLIEDGTVIKTFGGITIPEIRVPDSKQDLNNDKGKCVLCGRIVNERMAYRLILSTSQIETACCAHCGLLRYQQLNDRVIHAICPDFLKQTTISAPVAWYVMDTEIHMGCCHPQILTFELKEHADKFVNGFGGYVFNFYEAKNEIIQKLQGHNSSCKRSQQ, encoded by the coding sequence ATGCTTCCGTTAGAGAGACAAAATCGAATTAAGCAGCTTATACTTGAAAATAAAAGTATGAAAATTTCGGATTTAAGTACATTACTTAATGTCTCAGAAATGACAATTCATCGTGATCTGAAGCCATTGATTGAGGATGGTACTGTAATAAAAACATTTGGCGGGATTACGATTCCTGAGATTCGTGTTCCTGATTCCAAGCAAGATTTGAATAATGATAAAGGAAAATGCGTGCTTTGCGGTCGAATAGTTAATGAAAGAATGGCATATCGTTTAATTTTATCAACCAGTCAAATTGAAACCGCTTGCTGTGCTCATTGCGGCTTACTGCGCTACCAGCAATTGAATGACAGGGTTATTCACGCCATCTGTCCGGACTTTTTAAAACAAACGACGATCAGTGCACCTGTAGCGTGGTATGTTATGGATACTGAAATCCATATGGGTTGCTGCCATCCGCAAATTTTGACCTTTGAGCTGAAAGAGCATGCCGATAAGTTTGTGAATGGCTTCGGTGGATATGTTTTTAATTTTTATGAAGCAAAAAATGAAATCATTCAGAAACTGCAAGGCCACAATTCAAGCTGTAAAAGAAGTCAGCAGTAG
- a CDS encoding FixH family protein translates to MKKIFGFVSILICIFALAACGSNNNQAEGEVDSEDELLSLDVDFELPEQADVGETVELKATVTYGDEMVTDADEVVFEHWLTGNEDNSTMVESTNHEDGTYTAKVTFEEGGVYEIYAHTTARDLHTMPKKSITIGGE, encoded by the coding sequence ATGAAAAAGATTTTTGGCTTTGTTAGTATTTTAATCTGTATTTTTGCATTGGCAGCTTGTGGTTCAAACAACAATCAGGCAGAAGGTGAAGTTGACTCAGAAGATGAGCTATTGTCACTCGATGTAGACTTTGAATTGCCAGAACAGGCAGATGTTGGTGAAACAGTTGAATTAAAGGCTACTGTTACATATGGTGATGAAATGGTTACCGACGCGGATGAAGTCGTTTTTGAGCATTGGTTAACTGGAAATGAGGATAATAGTACAATGGTTGAGTCAACCAACCATGAAGATGGTACATATACAGCGAAGGTAACATTTGAAGAAGGCGGTGTTTATGAAATTTACGCCCACACAACAGCACGGGATTTACACACAATGCCTAAGAAATCCATTACAATTGGTGGTGAATAA